The DNA sequence TAGTGTTCTGAGATTAAGACAAAAGTGAGTCGGGTCACATCATCGTACAAATAATCCTAAATGGTAGTTTGAATCAGGTTAGAGCAGAAATCTACTGTAATCTGAACGGATTCAAACATCCTGAGAATTCTTTGCATATTTTCCGGGACCCAGTTAAATAGATTGAAAACCATCGCTAACAGACAAGCTGATGGTCTGATAACATCACAGACCGGCTGATggtctgatgacatcacagaccgGCTGATggtctgatgacatcacagaccagCTGATggtctgatgacatcacagaccgGCTGATGGTATGATGACATCAAGGACCTTCAACAGTAATACTGTGtctgaacagtctgaacagtctGTCACTGGACAATGTGAGGTAGAGGATcacgaacagacagacaggcatgcaggcagacagacagttgtcaatcagtcagtcatacagacagacagacagacagacagtcagacagtcagacaggggGTTTGGTGGCGGTTCTATTTCAGAGCAGAAAAAAGACCCAACAAATTCAAACCTGTTCAAACTTCCCCGAAGTTGGTGTGGCCCGTCTCCTTGGCGTGCTCCCGAGCCTCCTTCTGTCCCACCAGGCCGGTCTGACACACCATGCAGCGCAACGCAAAGCGGTTTACGTCCGTGAACTGACGCTTGCGTCGAGCCTCGTCCGCCAGCTCCAGGGCCTGGGCCAGAATGACGTCGTCCGTGGTGGAGAAGATAGTCTGGGGCGGGGCGTCGGAGCTGGCGGCTTCTTTCTGCAGCGGGTCATAGTGGATGCCGTCGTAGATGAGCAGCACGCGCTTGTGGTAACCGGCATCCTCCCCGAACCGATCCACTCGGACCGTTTGAGTGTCCACCACACAGATCTCACACTGGTAGAACTTGGACAGGATGGAAACTTCGATGGCTCCTCCCCAGGTATCGTCCCGTCGGATCCAGGAGCAGTACTCCTCGTTGGTCTTTCCAGCACCGCTTCACAATAGGCTGCAGGGTCACTGGACACGATCTGGGCAATGAGGCCCCTCATCTCAGGAGCACACACGGGGTCATACACTCCACCTTCCACCACATAATAGACACTGGTGAAGAGGCACGAGTTGTCAGCAGGAACCACTCGACGAGCCAACATGGTGGAGGTTTCCAGTCGAGGAGCTTTAGTCACAGACGGAAGATCCTGAGGCTtcggcttgtttttttcttcctcaacaATCAGCGTGTCTCCTGTGGACGAGGACACGTTAGAGACGACATGTCAGACATCTTGTTTACTTCACCTTCAACTGTGCAGAAAGTGATGGAGGAAGTTGGTCAGTAGCTTTAGctccagttagcacaaccgctcTGTTTGACTTTAACATCGTTTGACTTCTTTCATCCAACAGttcaatgtttgtgtttttgttcagaggACGTTTGTCAGAGACAGACATGAAGGAAAGATTAAATATTGTCGTTATTAGTGCAAATAAGCACAAGCGTTCCAGCTACCGACTGGTGTGACGCAGCTTAGAAAGCTTGTTCAACATACcaggttatgtttttgttcGTCTGTCCAGAGGTGTAACTGCTTCTCTTGTTACCTGGGTAACTGATGCTGCCCTGGAGCAGGTTCTGTTCAATATTCTGATCAAAGCCTGTCAACAGCCAAACTATcgaccaatcagatcagtgGAAAACGAGAGTCATCAAAAGATGTAGCTCAATAGATATTTATAGATCATCATGTTTGAATCATGAATCATGTTCAAgacttttaaaacagtttctaataaacagaggaagAGTTCATCTCTGACAATGTCAGAGACTTTGTTCTTGAACCTCCTTCAATTGTTCATTGAGTCAATATATTGtgttatatcatatcatattatcatattatgttatatcatatcatatcataatataaaacgggtagctcaaatcaagcgatctggttggttcatagccgtggtataatgAGAGTATACCACAGCTATGAcgttgaatcagtttgcacaggtccgtataACTCTGCGACTCAGGAAGTAacgacgtgagtagacgtgagtagctatggagtgaagttgaggaaactaaCTAGAGGTCAAAGCACACTGTCAGCTTGAATGGCGTCAAAACGACTGCAAACTTAAATTGCCTCTGAACCCTTCTCACTGAGGAATGCCAcagtagggttagggtttggggttagttgttgcatagcaaccgccgggcactgtgcaggcagctaggagggactacttttttttttattcgtaaaaaaaaaatgttataacgaaaagagaaaaaaaattgtaaaatgtctattactttcatttcaccATATTTGTAACCGtttttatatatcatatcataataaattatattatatcataatatatattataatatataatatcatattaaaaatatatcctattatatatcatatcatattatattcaCAGCATGTGATTCAAGacataaattaatattaaaaacattggTGAGGAGTAGAGGAgagcagatgaataaaaacctggCGATTTATTTGCTGTCGCTGATACTACTCTCGTTCTCAGATGTGTGCTTGTGTCGTTGTTGAGCACATGCGCGGTCGGGAACGTAAATGCATCCTACGTCATTGCGTCGCTGTTAAATGTTTACTGCTATTAAGATGGACGGTATTTTTTACGGCCGAGCCCAGATGTGAAGTTGGTTTGACTGACCTGACTTGATGGGGTAGTCCTGCAGGTGAGCGTCTCCGTTCTGAAGGTCGAGGCTGGACGGGGGATAACCCACCATGATCTTCTGCACGTCACAGGGGATCCCGGTCAgttcctccaccttcctcttcagctcctgGACACACGACTGGTGGGTCAGGCCCTGCATGATGTGGCTGCCATTTTTGGTCTTACAGCGAAGCCTCAACATCCTGCCTGAAGAAACATGTTACAACAAAGATTCAGTCAAATGTAAGAAGCAAGTAGCTAGTTCCTGATCCACCACCATAGTGAGTCAAGTAGCTGGTCTAAAGGTTCCTGATCCAGCACCACAGTGACGTGACGAGAGTCTGGGTTCAGGAAACACCCAACAGGGACTGAAACACCCGACAGAGACTTAAACACTGAAACAACTGACAAGAGATTGAAACACCCGACGGGGACCGAAACACCCGACAGAGACTGAAACTCTGAAACacctgacagagactgaaacacgtgacagagactgaaacacctgacagagactgaaacacgtgacagagactgaaacacctgacagagactgaaacacctgacagagactgaaacacctgacagagactgaaacacctgacagagactgaaacacgTGATAGAGACTGAAACacctgacagagactgaaacacctgacagagactgaaacacctgacagagactgaaacacctgacagacactgaaacacgtgacagagactgaaactcTGAAACACGTGACAGACACTGAAACAcgtgacagagactgaaactcTGAAACACGTGACAGACACTGAAACACGTGACAGACAGTGAAACTCTGAAACACGTGACAGGGACATTTCTTTGTTTAGTTTCCTTTGTGCTGAACTCTAAACTCCGCTGGAACAATCCGGGGACTGAGCTCGTAACAAGAGAGAAACAGTTTCACGTGAAGTCACTTGACATGAAGCAGGACGAGACCGTCATGACGTCAGTGAACATGTTTCTGTCcggacacaaacaaatcaacgCAGTTAGCTTTATCGTGTCATCTGCTAgctttagcatgttagcatgaaCATTAACTTAAGGATATTCAGGCGGTTTACATCCGAAATTCCTTAAGTAAATTCTACTTCCTGTCCGGTTACAAATCGACCAGCGGCCAAGGACATTCGATTCTGTGACAAAGGTCCAAGTTGGTTTGTTTCTTCACCTTGTGTCGACTGACTTCAGCTGACTGAGCCAAACAATGAACCgactctcctcttcttcttctgctgctgctgcttccggCAACCAGCCTCAAGGTGCATTGCTGCCACCTACTGTTTTGGAGTGTAAACTACAGTCAGCtcgcaaagaaacaaaaataacaataaaattaaattcttAGTATCAGAAAATGGAACAGACGGATCTCAATCAAACTAACATCTCCTGATTCCGTTCcttgtttctctttatttcagtttttcatgatCGGTCCACTTCTCTATTTGAAACTTCCCCCCCGTGTCTTTAACCCTAAAACCGTAACTCCACTGCAAGT is a window from the Scophthalmus maximus strain ysfricsl-2021 chromosome 6, ASM2237912v1, whole genome shotgun sequence genome containing:
- the LOC124850057 gene encoding LOW QUALITY PROTEIN: ubiquitin thioesterase OTU1-like (The sequence of the model RefSeq protein was modified relative to this genomic sequence to represent the inferred CDS: inserted 1 base in 1 codon) produces the protein MLRLRCKTKNGSHIMQGLTHQSCVQELKRKVEELTGIPCDVQKIMVGYPPSSLDLQNGDAHLQDYPIKSGDTLIVEEEKNKPKPQDLPSVTKAPRLETSTMLARRVVPADNSCLFTSVYYVVEGGVYDPVCAPEMRGLIAQIVSSDPAAYCEAVXGKTNEEYCSWIRRDDTWGGAIEVSILSKFYQCEICVVDTQTVRVDRFGEDAGYHKRVLLIYDGIHYDPLQKEAASSDAPPQTIFSTTDDVILAQALELADEARRKRQFTDVNRFALRCMVCQTGLVGQKEAREHAKETGHTNFGEV